The following are encoded together in the Actinobacillus lignieresii genome:
- a CDS encoding 3-keto-L-gulonate-6-phosphate decarboxylase UlaD, which translates to MSKPLLQIALDSLSLEKAVADAKQAESVVEIIECGTILACAEGMKAVSTLRALHPNHIIVCDLKTTDGGAILAKMAFEAGADWLTVSAAAHPATKAACKKVADDFNAAHPKLKVKKEIQIEIYGNWTVEKDAKEWVELGVKQAIYHRSRDAELAGKGWTPEDVELMKQLSALGLELSITGGIVPEDIHLFKEIKNAKAFIAGRALVGEKGKQTAEAIRAEVDKYWA; encoded by the coding sequence ATGTCAAAACCATTACTTCAAATTGCATTAGATTCATTAAGTTTAGAAAAAGCGGTTGCGGATGCGAAACAAGCGGAAAGCGTAGTAGAAATTATTGAGTGCGGTACGATCCTTGCTTGTGCGGAAGGAATGAAAGCGGTTTCCACCTTACGTGCGTTACATCCGAATCATATTATCGTATGCGACTTAAAAACCACCGACGGCGGTGCGATTTTAGCGAAAATGGCATTCGAAGCGGGCGCAGACTGGCTGACCGTTTCAGCAGCGGCACATCCGGCAACCAAAGCGGCATGTAAGAAAGTGGCGGACGATTTCAATGCGGCGCATCCGAAACTCAAAGTGAAGAAAGAAATCCAAATCGAAATCTACGGTAACTGGACGGTAGAAAAAGATGCGAAAGAATGGGTTGAATTAGGCGTAAAACAAGCGATTTATCACCGTTCTCGCGATGCGGAATTGGCAGGTAAAGGTTGGACGCCGGAAGATGTCGAATTAATGAAACAACTTTCCGCACTCGGCTTAGAACTCTCTATCACCGGCGGTATCGTACCGGAAGATATTCACTTATTTAAAGAAATCAAAAATGCCAAAGCCTTTATCGCAGGTCGTGCTTTAGTCGGCGAAAAAGGTAAACAAACCGCCGAAGCGATTCGTGCCGAAGTGGATAAATACTGGGCTTAA
- a CDS encoding PTS sugar transporter subunit IIA, giving the protein MLKESLIENNSILLNQRAADWKAAIKLGTDLLEKSGAIEPRYYTSIIENIEKIGPYIILAPGLAMPHSRPEEGVIKTSFALVTLAEPITFDGEDEPVSVLVTLAGSDSDKHMEGLMEITQVLDDPDSDTGVDLAKILRCQTKEDVYAVIDQALAG; this is encoded by the coding sequence ATGTTAAAAGAATCGCTTATCGAAAATAATTCAATCCTTTTAAATCAACGTGCGGCGGACTGGAAAGCGGCGATCAAACTCGGTACGGATTTATTAGAAAAATCAGGTGCGATAGAGCCTCGTTATTACACCAGCATTATTGAAAATATTGAGAAAATAGGACCTTATATTATTCTTGCCCCAGGTCTTGCAATGCCTCACTCTCGTCCAGAAGAAGGGGTAATTAAAACATCGTTTGCGTTAGTTACTTTAGCGGAGCCGATTACCTTTGACGGCGAAGACGAACCGGTTTCGGTACTGGTTACTCTTGCGGGCAGCGATTCGGATAAGCATATGGAAGGTTTAATGGAAATTACTCAGGTATTGGATGATCCGGACAGTGATACCGGCGTAGATTTAGCCAAAATCTTACGTTGCCAAACTAAAGAAGACGTTTATGCGGTGATTGATCAAGCGTTAGCCGGCTAG